The Sesamum indicum cultivar Zhongzhi No. 13 linkage group LG2, S_indicum_v1.0, whole genome shotgun sequence genome contains a region encoding:
- the LOC105155887 gene encoding uncharacterized protein LOC105155887, with product MEDLIVRSQKYIRIEESNAMDPSFNNKRKGREEEKESKKKEERKHVPPAGFARYTPLNAPRGEILVVTERQGLINQWPKKMKDNPKRLKSDKYCRYHRDRGHTTDECHHLKNEIEKLIQRGYLKEYVNRGSKHQPRDSTSKQAGNDDNLPTAGVIVVISGGPVGGDSTNARRALTRAARGSHAQTPIQVHTIRSLQENEISFGQQDLDPTRNQNNDSLVISATISNFWAKKILVDSGSSADIIFYDAYVQLGIDNAQLRKVNTPLMGFSGDMIQPMGEVMLPLSLGSHPKRSMKLVKFLVVKAPSAYNVILGRPSLNLFRR from the coding sequence ATGGAGGATTTGATTGTGCGTTCACAAAAATACATCCGCATAGAGGAGTCGAACGCGATGGATCCTTCATTCAACAACAAAAGGAAGGGTcgggaagaagagaaagagtcGAAGAAGAAGGAGGAACGCAAACACGTACCTCCAGCTGGTTTCGCCCGCTATACCCCTTTGAATGCTCCCAGAGGGGAGATATTAGTTGTAACTGAGCGGCAGGGACTGATCAATCAATGGCCGAAAAAAATGAAGGACAATCCTAAGAGGCTCAAATCCGATAAATACTGTCGTTACCATCGAGACAGAGGGCACACAACGGATGAGTGCCACcatttgaaaaatgagatCGAAAAGTTGATTCAAAGAggatatttaaaagaatatgtcAATCGGGGATCGAAGCACCAACCTCGGGACTCAACCTCCAAACAAGCTGGGAACGACGACAACCTCCCCACGGCAGGGGTCATCGTCGTGATTTCAGGTGGCCCCGTTGGGGGCGACTCAACTAATGCTAGAAGGGCCCTCACTCGAGCAGCTAGGGGGAGTCACGCGCAAACCCCCATCCAAGTTCACACCATTAGATCGCTGCAAGAGAATGAGATTTCATTCGGCCAACAAGACTTAGACCCAACAAGGAATCAAAACAATGACTCCTTGGTCATCTCCGCCACAATATCTAACTTCTGGGCCAAAAAAATCTTGGTGGATAGTGGAAGTTCGGCAGATATTATATTCTATGATGCATATGTCCAGTTAGGGATTGATAACGCACAACTTCGGAAGGTGAACACCCCTCTCATGGGTTTTAGCGGTGACATGATCCAACCAATGGGGGAGGTGATGCTGCCATTATCCCTCGGTTCTCATCCAAAAAGATCCATGAAATTAGTGAAGTTTCTCGTGGTGAAAGCCCCATCTGCTTACAACGTCATCTTGGGGAGACCAAGCCTGAACCTCTTCCGACGATAA